A part of Haemorhous mexicanus isolate bHaeMex1 chromosome 25, bHaeMex1.pri, whole genome shotgun sequence genomic DNA contains:
- the RAB44 gene encoding ras-related protein Rab-44 isoform X2: MAERRAGAKGRRLGSSRRKQLQEGPGQAPAPAPGPSEEPPWASEIVQRVQHLLSARDTEQAGVVTRSDMQKLQEEGLPCSREELELVFDGLDAAGTGRLGTEEFTAGLRQFLSSQNAAREHRRRKTASRRVRLVLPSPALPGGPSEESRHFAAFMEQLGTDNPSEEQEIWQLWVKLRQDEPQLLDNLEGFLAKMRQRIQEARSEKEALELTLNKRVAEHDKDVQQLCEALEQQIQQEQLRLQQQSMARSQQQGEELQRVLDASEREVQRLVKAQTELEQRCRSLQSSQQVASMENQQLQESNRALQQHLQHLHQQLQHTQGHLRTMRATVAWEHMGEPGDRVVAELPIEVPMSPQLSPGKSEKFRSEMRIRLGSQSSESKATSTHQVVWEMLPAETNLSGAPRKASSAEEDPFPEPLKEEGVSDQSSLLREMNDAIAALSKHLKAQALGAAPALADTACHPWDNAEPQTGPEAATAHETTPGVLQETLPGHIHQELLEGDLQEGPGTAELRAPDVTQADVWRLCAPGQAAQRELQEQVSAQGHEGRLHTVAQQPEGETPPTREPEHTAAGPAEHLKQEVPPASPLHTAVQPGHAGSDQLGVVLRENSLGQRQLLGEQSKGISVGQREKMQEFGQKMSQEGEPSSGEPGAVTAGGAGAAPQGCPKAALDPDHLYNVLFVGDSHVGKTSFLYRLHADTFNPHLTATVGLDYQIKTLVVDNKCFALRLWDSAGQERYRSMTKQFFRKADGVVLMYDITSECSFSDVRYWLSCIQEGAEDGVAVLLLGNKTDCAAQRQVPTKEGECLAKEHQLMFYECSAASGHNVFESMVSFTRLLKVREDELKNKAEEVPKAPQKKKGCCW; this comes from the exons atgGCTGAGCGCCGGGCGGGCGCCAAGGGCCGGCGCTTGGGCTCCAGCCGGCgcaagcagctgcaggagggccctgggcaggcaccagcaccagcacccgGCCCCAGTGAGGAGCCACCATGGGCATCTGAAATAGTGCAGAGGGTGCAGCACCTGCTCAGCGCCAGGGACACGGAGCAGGCAGGAGTTGTCACCCGCTCGGACATGCAG aagctgcaggaggaaggtTTGCCgtgcagcagggaggagctggagctggtgttCGATGGGCTGGATGCCGCTGGCACCGGGCGCTTGGGCACAGAGGAGTTCACAGCAGGGCTCC GGCAGTTCCTGAGCTCCCAAAACGCTGCCAGGGAGCACCGGCGGAGGAAGACGGCGTCGCGGAGGGTGCggctggtgctgcccagcccgGCACTGCCAGGGGGGCCCAGCGAGGAGAGCAGGCACTTTGCTGCCTTCATggagcagctgggcacagacaACCCCTCTGAGGA acaggagatctggcagctctgggtgaaGCTCCGGCAGGACgagccccagctgctggacAACCTGGAGGGCTTCCTGGCCAAGATGAGGCAGCGCATCCAAGAAGCCAGGAGCGAGAAGGAGGCTCTGGAGCTGACTCTGAACAA GCGTGTGGCCGAGCACGACAAGgacgtgcagcagctctgcgaggccctggagcagcagatccagcaggagcagctgcggctgcagcagcag AGCATGGCCcggagccagcagcagggcgAGGAGCTGCAGCGAGTGCTGGACGCCAGCGAGAGGGAGGTGCAGCGCTTGGTCAAGGCGCAGACGGAG ctggagcagcgctGCCGCAgcctccagagctcccagcaagTGGCCAGCATGGaaaaccagcagctgcaggagagcaaccgggccctgcagcagcacctgcagcacctgcaccagcagctgcagcacacccAGGGCCACCTGAGGACAATGAGGGCTACAGTGGCTTGGGAGCACATGGGGGAGCCCGG GGACAGAGTGGTGGCAGAGTTACCCATCGAGGTGCCAATGTCCCCACAG CTGAGTCCTGGGAAGAGCGAGAAGTTCCGCTCGGAGATGCGGATCAGGCTGGGATCCCAGAGCAGCGAGAGCAAAGCCACGAGCACCCACCAAGT GGTTTGGGAAATGCTGCCAGCAGAAACAAACCTTTCAGGAGCCCCACGGAAAGCAAGCTCTGCAGAAGAGGACCCCTTCCCAGAACCTTTGAAAGAGGAAGGTGTCTCTGACCAAAGCTCTTTGCTAAGAGAGATGAATGATGCAATAGCAGCTCTGAGCAAACATCTGAAGGCACAGGCActgggtgcagcccctgccctggcagacACTGCCTGTCACCCCTGGGACAATGCTGAGCCCCAAACGgggccagaggcagccacagcccatGAAACAACGCCTGGGGTCCTGCAGGAGACCCTCCCTGGCCACATccatcaggagctgctggaaggagaCCTGCAGGAGGGaccaggcacagctgagcttCGTGCTCCGGATGTGACACAGGCTG ATGTGTGGCGGCTTTGTGCTCCGGGACAGGCAGCCCAAAGGGAGCTTCAGGAGCAGGtttcagcacagggacatgAGGGGAGGCTTCACACGGTGGCCCAACAGCCAGAGGGGGAGACACCACCCACGAGGGAACCGGAGCACACGGCTGCTGGACCTGCTGAGCATCTGAAGCAAGAGGTGCCACCAGCATCACCACTGCACACAGCTGTGCAACCAGGACATGCTGGCAGTGATCAGCTGGGGGTGGTCCTCAGAGAAAACTCACTGGGGCAAAGGCAGCTCTTGGGAGAACAGAGCAAAGGCATCAGTGTTGGTCAACGAGAGAAGATGCAAGAGTTTGGTCAGAAAATGAGCCAGGAAggtgagcccagctcaggagagccaggggctgtgactgcaggtggggcaggagctgctccacagGGTTGTCCTAAAGCTGCCCTGGACCCAGACCACCTGTACAACGTGCTGTTTGTTGGGGACTCCCACGTGGGCAAAACGTCGTTCCTGTACCGTTTGCACGCTGACACCTTCAATCCTCACCTCACAGCCACAGTGG GACTGGATTACCAGATCAAAACCCTCGTTGTGGATAACAAGTGCTTTGCTCTCCGCCTGTGGGACTCAGCTGGTCAGGAAAg GTACCGCAGCATGACCAAGCAGTTCTTCCGGAAGGCGGACGGGGTGGTGCTGATGTACGACATCACCTCCGAGTGCTCCTTCTCCGACGTGCGCTACTGGCTCAGCTGCATCCAG gaaggagcagaggatggagTTGCTGTTCTGCTTCTTGGGAACAAAACTGACTGTGCTGCCCAGAGACAGGTCCCTACAAAGGAGGGTGAATGCCTGGCCAAG GAGCACCAGCTCATGTTTTACGAGTGCAGCGCTGCCTCAGGCCACAATGTCTTTGAGTCCATGGTCAGCTTCACCAG gctgctcaaagtTCGTGAAGATgaattgaaaaataaagcagaagagGTACCAAAGGCCCCTCAGAAGAAaaagggctgctgctggtga
- the RAB44 gene encoding ras-related protein Rab-44 isoform X1: MAERRAGAKGRRLGSSRRKQLQEGPGQAPAPAPGPSEEPPWASEIVQRVQHLLSARDTEQAGVVTRSDMQKLQEEGLPCSREELELVFDGLDAAGTGRLGTEEFTAGLRQFLSSQNAAREHRRRKTASRRVRLVLPSPALPGGPSEESRHFAAFMEQLGTDNPSEEQEIWQLWVKLRQDEPQLLDNLEGFLAKMRQRIQEARSEKEALELTLNKRVAEHDKDVQQLCEALEQQIQQEQLRLQQQSMARSQQQGEELQRVLDASEREVQRLVKAQTELEQRCRSLQSSQQVASMENQQLQESNRALQQHLQHLHQQLQHTQGHLRTMRATVAWEHMGEPGDRVVAELPIEVPMSPQLSPGKSEKFRSEMRIRLGSQSSESKATSTHQVVWEMLPAETNLSGAPRKASSAEEDPFPEPLKEEGVSDQSSLLREMNDAIAALSKHLKAQALGAAPALADTACHPWDNAEPQTGPEAATAHETTPGVLQETLPGHIHQELLEGDLQEGPGTAELRAPDVTQAGASAGAGHCTAQEPEAEQGESPEEAQRMLFQQGKGAGVEEMVLKVAEHLGDSMEAGEQVLMEVEGAGWLQGTAWAKPQLLGEAEEVEISQREDLEAGLWPPEAGQEGVAVGQCLAMDEQQPGRMLGVQAPGTELQERADPASGLPGKLETELGEHLEPQPPSWGEAQVGAAHGGGVPEVTVAPGPGVLDEERARTEVQPQGETTDSKVLEVLPAQAERAGSSRAGGEEEEEEEEAEPREAEQQLQGECARGGAGWRGSVGSLEPLAAAVPPTHGQGGGGTDVELMEAPSSTNMELLAEVEADLQVWIEAGSPGTQQGGGVDPGVQLEKDKPEVGLGEEMGAAAVHSEGPSPAETPVGSPDVCGLFPGTSQALVEADLQLSVDLSPENPQGGKGERAVQLPENGEEDGAKGQVEQGLPHEPVPHPSAVPFGQGQGAGAGLELRENAESLDTTEEQSTGANVQLIAEGDELRLTPAGSTEADLQLMAGSSGTEQGGGVDPDVHPLDQGDKEEFLERKAEDAQEDTVFHEGLSPGAPWGGEGERAVHLEEEEDGAQGQGEDGLSHEPELDLHGSGVEHGEGAGEDMQAQEESESLDTTEEQSTGANVQLIAEGDELKSASGESTEADLQPLSQTDSMGTEQGGNVAPDVQPLDQGDKAEVVEREAEDSWTDTQLCVTASPETPQGVEHCAAVQPRDGAGDGGQGQGGSGQMQELVPDPSGVTIRQRRGTEAGVQPVEEAESLDTVENQSSGANVQLIAEGDELRLSPAGSTEADLQLMAGSSGTEQGGGVDSEVHPLDQGDKAELVEGEAEDAQADLQLSEGLSSGVPQGGEIGTNAKIEEKDDEAQGQGEDELPQEPELDLQGSGVRQGGEADEDMQAQEESESLDTTEEQSSGANVQLIAEGGELRLSPAGSTEADLQPLGEAGSSGTEQGGSVDSEVHPLDQGDKAEVVEGEAEDAQADLQLSEGLSSGAPWRGEWGRALQNEEDEEGGAEVPGENGLPQESVLAPEGAGGRQGEGAGAGAQPQEETERLHTLEAQSTDAAVQLFRDEQMPQSGSGGSTEADLTPLGVAGLWEGEQGLTPGLEAVLGASPTANPWEGAAAADVPPPTEAALCPEPATAAEGPGLEAKLGACIGPEGQILEAQELLQGERAPAEGKPLDGAHGLEVAQGEMLEAGVRNEVKTQGLGLNQGHDDAELASLVSEVLSQLSPQKLETMMQEDVLIPDVWRLCAPGQAAQRELQEQVSAQGHEGRLHTVAQQPEGETPPTREPEHTAAGPAEHLKQEVPPASPLHTAVQPGHAGSDQLGVVLRENSLGQRQLLGEQSKGISVGQREKMQEFGQKMSQEGEPSSGEPGAVTAGGAGAAPQGCPKAALDPDHLYNVLFVGDSHVGKTSFLYRLHADTFNPHLTATVGLDYQIKTLVVDNKCFALRLWDSAGQERYRSMTKQFFRKADGVVLMYDITSECSFSDVRYWLSCIQEGAEDGVAVLLLGNKTDCAAQRQVPTKEGECLAKEHQLMFYECSAASGHNVFESMVSFTRLLKVREDELKNKAEEVPKAPQKKKGCCW, encoded by the exons atgGCTGAGCGCCGGGCGGGCGCCAAGGGCCGGCGCTTGGGCTCCAGCCGGCgcaagcagctgcaggagggccctgggcaggcaccagcaccagcacccgGCCCCAGTGAGGAGCCACCATGGGCATCTGAAATAGTGCAGAGGGTGCAGCACCTGCTCAGCGCCAGGGACACGGAGCAGGCAGGAGTTGTCACCCGCTCGGACATGCAG aagctgcaggaggaaggtTTGCCgtgcagcagggaggagctggagctggtgttCGATGGGCTGGATGCCGCTGGCACCGGGCGCTTGGGCACAGAGGAGTTCACAGCAGGGCTCC GGCAGTTCCTGAGCTCCCAAAACGCTGCCAGGGAGCACCGGCGGAGGAAGACGGCGTCGCGGAGGGTGCggctggtgctgcccagcccgGCACTGCCAGGGGGGCCCAGCGAGGAGAGCAGGCACTTTGCTGCCTTCATggagcagctgggcacagacaACCCCTCTGAGGA acaggagatctggcagctctgggtgaaGCTCCGGCAGGACgagccccagctgctggacAACCTGGAGGGCTTCCTGGCCAAGATGAGGCAGCGCATCCAAGAAGCCAGGAGCGAGAAGGAGGCTCTGGAGCTGACTCTGAACAA GCGTGTGGCCGAGCACGACAAGgacgtgcagcagctctgcgaggccctggagcagcagatccagcaggagcagctgcggctgcagcagcag AGCATGGCCcggagccagcagcagggcgAGGAGCTGCAGCGAGTGCTGGACGCCAGCGAGAGGGAGGTGCAGCGCTTGGTCAAGGCGCAGACGGAG ctggagcagcgctGCCGCAgcctccagagctcccagcaagTGGCCAGCATGGaaaaccagcagctgcaggagagcaaccgggccctgcagcagcacctgcagcacctgcaccagcagctgcagcacacccAGGGCCACCTGAGGACAATGAGGGCTACAGTGGCTTGGGAGCACATGGGGGAGCCCGG GGACAGAGTGGTGGCAGAGTTACCCATCGAGGTGCCAATGTCCCCACAG CTGAGTCCTGGGAAGAGCGAGAAGTTCCGCTCGGAGATGCGGATCAGGCTGGGATCCCAGAGCAGCGAGAGCAAAGCCACGAGCACCCACCAAGT GGTTTGGGAAATGCTGCCAGCAGAAACAAACCTTTCAGGAGCCCCACGGAAAGCAAGCTCTGCAGAAGAGGACCCCTTCCCAGAACCTTTGAAAGAGGAAGGTGTCTCTGACCAAAGCTCTTTGCTAAGAGAGATGAATGATGCAATAGCAGCTCTGAGCAAACATCTGAAGGCACAGGCActgggtgcagcccctgccctggcagacACTGCCTGTCACCCCTGGGACAATGCTGAGCCCCAAACGgggccagaggcagccacagcccatGAAACAACGCCTGGGGTCCTGCAGGAGACCCTCCCTGGCCACATccatcaggagctgctggaaggagaCCTGCAGGAGGGaccaggcacagctgagcttCGTGCTCCGGATGTGACACAGGCTGGTGcgtctgcaggagctgggcactgcacgGCTCAGGagccagaggcagagcagggagagagcccagaggaggcacaGAGGATGTTATTCCAGCAAGGAAAGGGAGCTGGTGTGGAGGAGATGGTGCTGAAGGTGGCTGAGCATCTGGGAGACAGCatggaggcaggagagcaggtCCTGATGGAGGTGGAAGGAgcagggtggctgcagggaaCAGCTTGGGCAAAACCACAGCTCCTGGGAGAAGCTGAGGAAGTGGAGATAAGCCAGAGAGAAGATTTGGAGGCAGGTCTGTGGCCACCTGAGGCTGGGCAGGAAGGTGTAGCAGTGGGACAGTGCCTTGCCATggatgagcagcagccagggaggatgCTGGGGGTGCAGGccccaggcacagagctgcaggaacggGCTGACCCCGCATCAGGGCTCCCTGGGAAACTGGAAACTGAGCTGGGAGAGCACCTGGAGCCACAGCCACCATCCTGGGGTGAGGCACAAGTGGGAGCAGCCCATGGGGGTGGTGTCCCTGAGGTGACAGTGGCTCCAGGCCCAGGAGTGCTGGATGAGGAGCGTGCCAGGacagaggtgcagccccagggagagaCCACGGACTCCAaagtgctggaggtgctgccagcccaagCTGAgcgtgcagggagcagcagagccgggggcgaggaagaggaggaggaggaggaagcagagcccagggaggcagagcagcagctgcagggtgagTGTGCCAGGGGAGGTGCAGGGTGGAGAGGGAGCGTGGGCTCTCTGGAGCCACTGGCAGCGGCTGTGCCACCCACCCACgggcagggaggaggtggaacAGATGTGGAACTGATGGAggcccccagcagcaccaacatggagctgctggcagaggtggAAGCAGATCTGCAGGTCTGGATTGAGGCTGGAtctccagggacacagcagggagggggtgTGGATCCAGgtgtgcagctggagaaggataAACCAGAGGTAGGGCTGGGAGAAGAAAtgggggctgctgcagtgcaCAGTGAGGGTCCTTCCCCTGCAGAAACACCTGTGGGCAGCCCGGATGTGTGTGGGCTGTTCCCAGGTACGTCTCAGGCACTGGTGGAGGCAGatctgcagctctctgtggatCTCAGCCCAGAAAACccccagggagggaagggggaaagagCTGTTCAGCTCCCAGAGAACGGGGAAGAGGATGGGGCAAAAGGACAGGTTGAGCAGGGGCTGCCACATGAGCCAGTGCCTCATCCCAGTGCAGTGCCCTTCGGTCAGGGGCAGGGGGCTGGTGCAGGGCTAGAGCTAAGGGAGAATGCTGAAAGCCTGGACACTActgaggagcagagcactgGTGCCAATGTGCAGCTGATTGCAGAGGGGGATGAGCTCAGACTGaccccagcagggagcacagaggcaGATCTGCAGCTCATGGCTGGATcctcagggacagagcagggagggggtgtGGATCCAGATGTGCATCCCCTGGACCAGGGGGATAAAGAAGAGTTTTTGGAAAGGAAGGCAGAGGATGCCCAGGAAGATACGGTGTTCCATGAGGGTCTGAGCCCAGGGGCTCCATGGGGAGGGGAGGGTGAAAGAGCTGTTcatctggaggaggaggaggatggggcaCAAGGACAGGGTGAGGATGGGCTGTCACACGAGCCTGAGCTTGATCTGCATGGGTCAGGAGTCGAGCACGGTGAAGGAGCTGGTGAAGACATGCAAGCACAGGAAGAGTCTGAAAGCCTGGACACTActgaggagcagagcactgGTGCCAATGTGCAGCTGATTGCAGAGGGGGATGAGCTCAAATCAGCCTCTGGAGAAAGCACAGAGGCAGATCTGCAGCCCTTAAGCCAGACTGACTccatggggacagagcagggagggaatgtGGCTCCAGATGTGCAGCCCCTGGATCAGGGGGATAAAGCAGAGGTAGTGGAAAGGGAGGCAGAGGACTCCTGGACAGACACTCAGCTGTGTGTGACTGCCAGCCCAGAAACTCCCCAGGGAGTGGAGCActgtgcagctgtgcagcccagggatggggctggggatgggggacaaggacagggtgGGAGTGGACAGATGCAGGAGCTGGTGCCTGACCCATCCGGAGTGACCATCAGACAGAGAAGGGGGACAGAGGCAGGTGTGCAGCCAGTGGAGGAGGCTGAAAGCCTGGACACAGTGGAAAATCAGAGCAGTGGTGCCAATGTGCAGCTGATTGCAGAGGGGGATGAGCTCAGactgagcccagcagggagcacagaggcaGATCTGCAGCTCATGGCTGGATcctcagggacagagcagggagggggtgtGGATTCAGAGGTGCATCCCCTGGATCAGGGGGATAAAGCAGAGTTAGTGGaaggggaggcagaggatgCCCAGGCAGATCTGCAGCTGTCAGAGGGTCTCAGCTCAGGAGTCCCACAGGGAGGAGAAATTGGAACAAATGCTAAAATTGAGGAGAAGGATGATGAGGCACAAGGACAAGGTGAGGATGAGCTGCCACAGGAGCCTGAGCTTGATCTGCAGGGATCAGGGgtcaggcagggaggggaggctgaTGAAGACATGCAAGCACAGGAAGAGTCTGAAAGCCTGGACACtactgaggagcagagcagtggtgcCAATGTGCAGCTGATTGCAGAGGGGGGTGAGCTCAGactgagcccagcagggagcacagaggcaGATCTGCAGCCCTTGGGTGAGGCTGGATcctcagggacagagcagggagggagtgtGGATTCAGAGGTGCATCCCCTGGATCAGGGGGATAAAGCAGAGGTAGTGGaaggggaggcagaggatgCCCAGGCAGATCTGCAGCTGTCAGAGGGTCTCAGCTCAGGGGCTCCTTGGAGAGGGGAGTGGGGAAGAGCCCTTCAgaatgaggaggatgaggagggtgggGCAGAAGTACCAGGTGAGAATGGGCTGCCACAGGAGTCTGTGCTTGctccagaaggagcaggaggccgacagggagaaggggctggtgcaggagcacagccacAGGAGGAGACTGAAAGGCTGCACACACTGGAGGCCCAGAGCACTgatgctgctgtgcagctgttCAGAGATGAGCAGATGCCCCAGTCAGGCTCAGGAGGGAGCACAGAGGCAGATCTGACACCTCTGGGTGTAGCTGGGTtgtgggaaggggagcagggccTGACTCCAGGTTTGGAGGCAGTTCTGGGTGCATCTCCCACTGCAAACCcatgggaaggagctgctgctgcagatgtgcCCCCGCCAACTGAGGCTGCTTTGTGTCCTGAGcctgccactgctgcagagGGCCCTGGTCTGGAAGCAAAACTGGGAGCATGCATTGGTCCTGAGGGGCAGATTCTGGAGGCACAGGAATtactgcagggagagagggctCCTGCAGAGGGGAAGCCTCTGGATGGAGCTCATGGTCTGGAAGTGGCACAGGGAGAGATGCTGGAGGCAGGGGTGAGGAATGAAGTGAAAACTCAGGGTCTAGGACTAAACCAGGGCCATGATGATGCTGAGTTGGCCTCCCTGGTCTCCGAGGTGCTGTCACAACTCAGCCCCCAAAAGCTGGAAACGATGATGCAGGAGGATGTTCTCATTCCAGATGTGTGGCGGCTTTGTGCTCCGGGACAGGCAGCCCAAAGGGAGCTTCAGGAGCAGGtttcagcacagggacatgAGGGGAGGCTTCACACGGTGGCCCAACAGCCAGAGGGGGAGACACCACCCACGAGGGAACCGGAGCACACGGCTGCTGGACCTGCTGAGCATCTGAAGCAAGAGGTGCCACCAGCATCACCACTGCACACAGCTGTGCAACCAGGACATGCTGGCAGTGATCAGCTGGGGGTGGTCCTCAGAGAAAACTCACTGGGGCAAAGGCAGCTCTTGGGAGAACAGAGCAAAGGCATCAGTGTTGGTCAACGAGAGAAGATGCAAGAGTTTGGTCAGAAAATGAGCCAGGAAggtgagcccagctcaggagagccaggggctgtgactgcaggtggggcaggagctgctccacagGGTTGTCCTAAAGCTGCCCTGGACCCAGACCACCTGTACAACGTGCTGTTTGTTGGGGACTCCCACGTGGGCAAAACGTCGTTCCTGTACCGTTTGCACGCTGACACCTTCAATCCTCACCTCACAGCCACAGTGG GACTGGATTACCAGATCAAAACCCTCGTTGTGGATAACAAGTGCTTTGCTCTCCGCCTGTGGGACTCAGCTGGTCAGGAAAg GTACCGCAGCATGACCAAGCAGTTCTTCCGGAAGGCGGACGGGGTGGTGCTGATGTACGACATCACCTCCGAGTGCTCCTTCTCCGACGTGCGCTACTGGCTCAGCTGCATCCAG gaaggagcagaggatggagTTGCTGTTCTGCTTCTTGGGAACAAAACTGACTGTGCTGCCCAGAGACAGGTCCCTACAAAGGAGGGTGAATGCCTGGCCAAG GAGCACCAGCTCATGTTTTACGAGTGCAGCGCTGCCTCAGGCCACAATGTCTTTGAGTCCATGGTCAGCTTCACCAG gctgctcaaagtTCGTGAAGATgaattgaaaaataaagcagaagagGTACCAAAGGCCCCTCAGAAGAAaaagggctgctgctggtga